Proteins encoded by one window of Anticarsia gemmatalis isolate Benzon Research Colony breed Stoneville strain chromosome 15, ilAntGemm2 primary, whole genome shotgun sequence:
- the LOC142978847 gene encoding cytochrome P450 6B5-like, whose product MFLSVILITFLITLIFIYVIGNNNERYWKKRGIKFYSKNKVLGVYWDFFTKKGALFETFGELYNEYKKEPAIGIGSLMSPSLFVTNPKNMQQVLQADFNSFNHRGIERNEGDILADNIVFLNGPRWKLMRQSMSPLFTSAKLKNMYYIMDKSAQDLVAYMKEHPKLWEGDCYETMMTFCNASVCGAIFGIGAQSIFDSPFLDLAKKAFTPSFKRNLAFATMQLSPRLFNFLGLKLFKDLEDTFIGAITKVIERRKNENVKKHDFADLCINIQKNGIMKDFASGCEVKPTDGVLAAQALTFLAAGIEPVATVMFNTFLHLGRNPDILQKMHQEIDETFEKHNGKVNFDVINTMEYTDKVLNEAMRISPPLGYLTRRCVKDTVLPVGNIKVESGTNMYTPIYALHHDPDIYPEPDVFNPERFAKGINYSDEFYMPFGIGNRMCIGARYSKLQMAAGVVHVLKHFTVRTKKTNTDTKFKYHIVNVRPIDADVEFIPRNTK is encoded by the coding sequence atgtttttatcCGTAATTTTAATAACCTTCCTAATAACATTGATTTTTATATACGTCATCGGTAATAACAATGAACGCTACTGGAAGAAACGTGGTATTAAGTTTTACAGCAAAAATAAAGTGCTCGGCGTCTACTGGGACTTCTTCACAAAAAAGGGCGCCTTATTTGAAACATTCGGGGAGCTGTACaacgaatataaaaaagaacctGCGATTGGTATCGGATCCTTGATGAGCCCATCGCTTTTCGTCACAAACCCGAAGAATATGCAGCAAGTTCTACAAGCTGATTTCAACTCGTTTAATCACAGAGGCATAGAGAGGAATGAAGGTGACATATTGGCTGATAATATTGTCTTCTTGAACGGACCCAGGTGGAAGTTGATGCGTCAGAGCATGTCTCCTTTATTTACTTCAGCGAAGTTAAAGAATATGTACTATATCATGGACAAAAGTGCTCAAGACTTAGTGGCTTACATGAAAGAGCATCCTAAACTCTGGGAAGGAGATTGCTATGAGACAATGATGACATTTTGTAATGCTTCTGTTTGCGGCGCCATATTTGGTATCGGTGCACAATCCATATTTGACTCGCCCTTCCTTGACCTGGCTAAAAAAGCCTTTACACCATCATTTAAACGTAACCTCGCATTCGCAACTATGCAATTGAGCCCAAGATTATTCAATTTCTTGGGTCTAAAACTATTCAAAGATCTTGAAGATACTTTTATTGGAGCCATTACAAAAGTGATAGAACGGAGAAAGaatgaaaatgtaaagaaacaTGATTTCGCTGACTTATgtattaatatacaaaaaaatggtaTTATGAAAGATTTTGCAAGTGGATGTGAGGTGAAACCTACTGATGGTGTGTTGGCAGCTCAAGCATTGACTTTCTTAGCAGCCGGCATTGAACCGGTAGCAACTGTAATGTTCAACACATTCCTACACCTAGGTCGCAATCCagatatattacaaaaaatgcaCCAAGAAATAGATGAAACCTTTGAAAAACACAACGGTAAAGTaaattttgatgtaattaataCAATGGAATACACAGACAAAGTGCTTAACGAGGCTATGAGAATTAGCCCTCCTCTAGGATATTTGACAAGAAGATGCGTTAAGGACACAGTGCTACCGGTTGGAAACATTAAAGTAGAATCTGGAACAAATATGTATACTCCTATTTATGCCTTACATCACGATCCTGACATCTATCCTGAACCAGATGTATTTAATCCTGAGAGATTTGCAAAAGGCATCAATTACAGTGATGAGTTCTATATGCCTTTTGGAATAGGCAATAGAATGTGTATTGGAGCGAGATACTCCAAGCTACAGATGGCAGCAGGCGTGGtacatgttttaaaacattttacagttagaacaaagaaaacaaatacaGATACGAAATTCAAATACCACATTGTTAATGTGAGACCAATCGATGCCGATGTTGAGTTTATTCCAagaaatacgaaataa